TGGCCTCCTGCTGCTGGGCGTCGGCGGCGCCGGCCGCCAGCGCCGTGAGCGCGAGGGCGGCCGCCGCCAGGGCGAGGGTGCTTCGTATCATGACGTTCTCCTTTCGAGGCAGGTTCGGAACCGCGTTGACGGTGCTAGTATATGCGGACTAATTGCCCCGAGGAGGCGCGATGCCCGAATCCATTCCAGCGACGCTCATCATCGACACCTTGAAGGACACCTTTCGCGAGGCGCGCGCCGCGCTGGCGGCGGAAGTCGCCGAGCCGCCGAAGCACAGCCACCTCGGCTGGATCCTGAGCGTGCCGGACACGCACCAGAAGTCGGTGCTGGCCGCGCTCGACAAGGAAGAGCAGATCCGGGTCCTGACCTGCGCGACGGAGGACGAGGCCACGACCATCGCGGCCGGCCTCCACATCGGCGGCGAGCCGTGCGTGCTGATGATCCAGCACGCGGGGCTCTACGCCTCGGTCAACACGCTGCGGGGCGTGGGGATGGACGGCCAGATCCCGCTCTTCTACATGATCGGCCTTCTGAGCCGGGAGAAGGACAAGGACCCGAGCGAGTCACGGCATTCCATGGTCCGCTACTGCGAGCCGCTCCTCGATACCTTCGGCGTGCCGCACGCACGGCTCGAAGGGCCCGACGACGTCCACCTGATCCCCGAGTACTACCGCCTGAGCCGCGCGCGCAAAGGTCCGGCGGTCGTGCTGGTCGGCCTGGAGACCATCTAGCCATGGCCCCCGACGTGAAGCCCCCCGACGTGAAGCTCATGAAACCCGAAGAGATCCTGACGCTGATCCATGCCCAGCGGGGGAGCGCCATCTGCGTGCCGACCATGACCACGTCGCCGGCCTGGCGGACCATCGCTCCCGACGATCTCTCCGTCGGCTGCGTCGGCTTCATGGGCGGCGCGTCCTCACTGGGCCTGGGACTTGCCCTCGCCCGGCCCGACCGCCGCGTCCTGGTGCTGGACGGCGACGGCTCGCTACTCATGCAGCTGGGCTCGCTCGCCACCGTGGCGGGCGCCGCCCCGCGGAACCTCGTGCACTTCCTGTTCAAGAACGGCGTCTACCATACGTCGGGCGCTCAGGGGATTCCGGGCGGGCTGACCGTGGACTTCGTCGCGATGGCCAAGGGCGCGGGCTACCGGATGGCGTGCGCCATCCACAACATCGAGGATTTCAAGCGCCGGCTTCCCGAGTTGCTGAAAGCCGAGGGACCGGTCTTCGTGGAGCTCCACACCGGTTTGTCCGAGCAGACGCCGATGACCGCGCGCGGCGGCGTGCCCTTTCCGCAGCAGGTCAGCGACCTGCGCGCGAAACTCCTGAAGCCTCGCGCGCGCGCCTAGTCGGCGCGTCCTAGCGGGCAGCGGGTGCCGGCGATGTCTGCGCCGCCTCGAGCTGGGCAATGGGGGTCAGGTCTTGCAATCCGACATTGGGGCTCGGCAGATGGTCGTTCGTCGCGGTTGGCTCTGATCGGCAATGTATGATTGCAAGACCTGACCCCGATCCCCATTGCGACCATAAGAACGATGCGACGGACTTTCATCGGGATCTCCGCGAGTGTTCGGTGCGCTTGGTGGCCCGCATGGTGGGCACGCGGGCGCGTACTGTCAAGCGAGCGCCGGCTGGGATACTCTGGCGCGCGATGACGATGCGGGCGCTCGGCCTCGCTGTCCTGTTGCTCGCGTCGTCGTGTCCTGTCCTCGCGCAGACCGAGTCGCCGGATGCGTCGAAGAACGAGCCGGCGACGAAAGCCGATGTCCAGAAGACGCCGCAGGAGAAAGCCCAGAAGGAAGACCCGGACGCCCTCGCGCGAGAACGCCGGCAGGCCGTCATGATCCGCCCGCTTCCCGTGGCCGCGCCGTTTCCGATCTCCATCAACGGCGCCTTCCGCGGAGGTGTCCAGTGGATCGTGAAACCCGAGCGGGCGAAAGACGACGTGTTCGGCTTTGGCGCGTTCGACCTCATCGTGACGGCCCGCCCCACGCCGAACATCACGTTCCTCATCGACGTCGAAGCCCTCGCCGGGCAGGGCCCCGATCGCGCGCTCGGCAGCCTCTCGCGCATGAATGCCGACGCCGATCGATCGGAAGGCAGCGACACCAAGCTCACGTTGCGCGAGGCGTGGGTGCGCATCCAATCGCCCGACGCGCGCGTGCGCTTCAACGTCGGCAAGCTCGACGTGACGCACTACTTCGACCGCAACGTCTTCGCGGGGGACGAGACACGTCAGTTCGTGAACGGCTCGCTGACGGGCAACCCCATGCTCCGGCAGCCGCCGAACAGCCCGGGCGCGGCCATTCGCATCAGCCAGGGCGACTGGCGCTACGCGTTCGGTGTGCATGCGCCCGACGATTGGGACACCCCGATGCGCGGCTTGCCGTACTTCATCGGCGAGCTCGGACGACGCAACATCTTTCCGCTGGCCGGCCATTATCGGTGGTGGGCGCGCGTCGGCTCGGTGCCGGATCGGCGGGACGACGTCACGTGGGGCACCGGGCTCAGCGTCGATCAGCTTGTCGCCGAAAACACGGGCCTGTTCTTCCGCGCGGGCCTGAGCCGCAGCGACGGCGAGGCGCTGACGCCGCACGCCTGGTCGGGCGGCGTCCAGCATTCACCGGACTGGCTCGGACGGCCGAAGGATCTCGTCGGGGTCGGCTACACGTTCCAGCGCGAGACAGCGGGCCGTGAGCGCGCCGCCGAGGTCTACTACAATGTCTCGCTCGCGGAGTGCTGTCAGGTGATCGCGAACGTGGAGTGGATCGTCTCGGGACCGAACCAGGTCACCGGGCGCCGCAACCGCGACGTGGTCGTGCCCGGCCTGCGCGCCTTGATTCTCTTCTAGCAGGGTGCGGAGGGTAGATAGCATAAAGCCCGTTCTCAGTCATGGCCTGGGGAATGGGGGTCAGGTCTGGGAATGGGGGTCAGGTCTTGCAATCCGACATTGGGGCTCGGCAGATGATCGTTCGTCGCGGCTGGCTCTGATCGGCAATGTATGATTGCAAGACCTGACCCCGATCCCCGTACTCACGGGCCTGTCCGAGCAGTCGCCGATGACCGCGCGCGGCGACGTGCCCTTTCCGCAGCAGGTCAGCGACCTGGGCGCGAAGCTCCTGACGCCCCCCGCGCGCGCGTAGGCCGCGCTTCCTAGCGGGCGGCGGGGGCCGGCGAGGTTTGCGCCGGCTCGAGCTGGACCTTGTGGCCCCAGATAGTCCCGCGGTCGTGCCGCTGGACCTGCCAGACCGTGTCGTCCACCAGCCGTCCGCCCCAGCCGTACTCGACCTCGAAGCCCGAGGGCGTCGACATGTAGAAGGACACCATCTGGTCGTTGGAGTGGCGGCCGAGCGAAGACACCACAGGGACGCCCGCCCGGGTCGCCAGGTCGAGCGCGGTCCCGACATCGTCCAGCGTGTTGGTCTCGAGCATGAAGTGCCACAACTTCTTGTCGCGGCTCCGGGGCAGGTCCGGGATGCTGGGCTGGAAGGCGATCGAGTGGTGTCGCGGGTTGCAGTGCAGGAACACCAGGGTATTGATGTAGTCGGAGATCCTGAAGCCGAGCGCCTTCGTGAGGAGCCCCGCGCTTTCGTCGCGGTCCGTGGAGCGCACGACGACGTGGCCGAAGCCGAGCGAGCCCGTCTTGAAGCCTGACATGGGGCGCGCCGGCTGGAAGGGCGGGTCCCAGCGGGTATTGGGGCCGATGGAAAGCTCGAAGGGCAGTTCGCCCGTCTCGAACTTGACGAAGTCGATGAGCCGGCGGTGGGAGATCTCGGCCGGCGTGCCGTGAGTAATGGAGACGCCGGCGGCCTTGAGCGTGGCCTTGCTGTCCTCGTACTCTGCCTGGGTCGGCGTCTGGAGCCCGATATAGAGGACGTCGTCCTCGCCGCTCGGGTGGAGCGCGATCCGGTGGTGGTTCTCGTCCATCCGCAGGTACACGGTGCCGTCGTCGGCGCGCTCGATGATCTGCATGCCGAGGATGTCCGTGGCGAAGCTCTTCCAGGCGCCCATGTCGCTGACGCCGATGCCGAGGTACGCGAGCTGAGAGACAGCCATGGCTTTGTCCTCCCCTGAGGTTGGTGCGGCTACGATAGCGACGGCCGGCCGCGCAGTCAAGCTACAAGGATGCTAGAATCCGCCCTCGCCGGACCTCTAGCAGGATGCTGGGAAACGCGCAGGCTGCTCAAAAAGGTCCAGATGCGAGGCGGCGCCCGACGGCCGCGCGCGAGGCGTAGTCCCTCTACGTTGAGCGTGCGGCCGAGGGCGCCAACGAAGCAGATGGGCCTTTTTCAGCAGCCTGCTAGCTGATCGCCCGCAGGCGCCTGGACGTGAGCAGCAAGAGCGCGTTCGCGGCCACCATGGCGCCGCCGAACATCACGGCGAAGCGCGCGTCCACCGCGGCGGCGAGGGCGCCGGCAAGCAGGCCGCCCAAGGGTAGCAGGTTCCAGCAGAGGGAATACAGGCTCATCACCCGGCCGCGAAGGTGATCGGGCACGTGCTGCTGGAGGTAGGTGTTGACCTGCATAAGGTAGAAGGTGTTGCAGAACCCGACGAGCACCAACACGGACAGAGCCAGCCACATCGCCTCGGATCTCGAGAACACGATCAAGAGGCCGCCCAAGGCCGTCGCCGTGACCAGGAGCGCCGTGCCTCGGCGAAGAGTCAGATGGGCGATCGTCGCCACCGTGAGGCTGCCGAACAGCGCGCCTGCGCCATGCGCGGCGTTCAGGAGTCCGTACCCGGTCGGGCCGGCGTTGAAGTACGAGTCGGCGTAGATCGGCAGCAGCGTGAGGTAGGACATGGCGAAGAGGCTGTTGAAGAGAGCGAGCGCGATCAGGCTCGTGAACACGAAGTTGTGCCCCACGAAGGAGAGACCCTCGGCGAACTGCTGGAGCACGTGCCGGCCATCGTGCGCCCGCGTATCGCCGTGCACCCGGAGGCGGCTATACAGGAAGAGCGCGATGCACGAGGCGGCGGCCGCCATCCCGAACCCGACCGCCCCGCCGAACGCCGCGATCAGGATGCCGGTGATGGACGGGCCGATCATGCGCCCGGCCTGCCACGGGATCGAGCCGAGCGCGATCGCGTTCGCGAGTCGCTCGCGTTCGATCAGCTGGGGAATGAGCGCCATGCGGCTCGGCTCGTCGAACGCCCGGAAGGCGTTGCTCAACGCGGCCAGCACCAGCAGATGCTCGATGCGGGCCAGCCCGAAGAGCGTCAGGGCGAACGCGGCGGACAGCGTCAGAGCGATCAGGGTCTGCGTGGCGACCAGGAGCCGCAGGCGATTCATGCGGTCGGCGAGGACGCCGCCGAAGAGCTGGAAGAGGACGAGCGGCACTCCCTGCGCCAGTCCGAGATAGGCCAAGGACATCGGATCCCGGCTGACCTCCCAGGTCATCCAGGCGAAGGTCATGTATTCCGCCCGGTGCCCGAGCACGTAGAAGACGAGCCCGAACCAGTAGAGGCAGTAGTTCCGCCCCTTCAGGGCAGCGAACGTCGACAGCCTGGCCGTCTGCGTGGACGCGGGCAAGGAGCGGTCGGGCTCTCGCCTACTCGATCGTCAGCACGGCCTTGCCGGGGAAGCGCCGGGCCATCAGGTCCTGCGCGACCTGGCTGATTTCCGCCCACGGCCGCTCCAGGCTGATGTGGGGTGCCAACTGTCCCGCCGCCACGAGGTCGGCGAGCCGGCGAAGGCCCACTGAGGCCGGCTCGCTGCCGAGCTCGGTGAAGAGGTAGAAGCCGTACAGCGTGGCGCGCCCGGTGGCGAAGAACGTGCGCGTGTCGAACGTGACCTCGGCGGATGCCGAGACTCCGAGCGTGACGCAGACGCCGCCGCGCTCGAGGGCGGCCAGCGCCGTGCCGAGGGTGCGCCCGCCCACGGACTCGATGACGAGGTCGTACTTTGGCGAGGGCGGAATGTCTTCGCCCACGACCACCTCGTGAGCGCCGAGCTGGCGCAGCGCGGAAACCTGATCGGCGCGCCGGGCGCTGGCCGTCACGTGAGCGCCGGCGAGCCGCGCGAGCTGCACCGCGAAGTCGCCGACACCGCCCGTGGCGCCGGTGACGAGCACGCGGCGACCGAGCAGCAGCCCGCCCTTGCCGAGCCCATGGAGCGCTGTCAGTCCGGCCACGGGGAAGGTTGCGGCCTGGGAGAAGGTCACCTTGTCGGGCAGCGCGGCGAGGGCATGGCTTGGCACCGCTACCCGCTCCGCCCACGCTCCTTCGGACAGAAGACCGACGACCCGCGTCCCGGTGCGCGGGCCCGAGCCGTCCGCGGCGGCGCGTTCGACCAGGCCGGCCAGGTCCCAGCCCGGACGCCAGCCGGCGGGGGCCATGCCGGATCGCCTGACCTCGCCGCGGTTCAGCGAGATCGCGCGAACGCGCACGAGCGCTTCGCCACGGTCGGTGACAGGCTCGGCGACCGGCCGGATGACGAGCCGGCCCGGCGCTTCAGGATCGACGACGACGGCACGATTGGCGGGCATAGGGAGTTGCCTCCGTCAGAGGGTCAGGTTCGTCCAGCATAGTACAGACGCGTGGCAGCAGAGTACAGACGCGTGGCAGCAAAGTACAGACGCGTGGGCCGAAAGGCAATCCGCCCGCCGCCGTCAAGCTGGGGTATCCTTGGTCGGCGCATACGACCATGACTCTCGCTGACCGCGTGGCGATCGTAACCGGAGCAGGGAACGGCATCGGCAAGGCGACCGCGCTGGCCTTGGCCCGGGCCGGCGCTCACGTCGCCGCCGTCGACGTCGACGCCGGGGTCGCCAAGGCGACGGCGGATGCCGTCGCGGCGCTCGGGCCCCAGAGCCTGGCGGTCGACACCGACGTCGGAGATCTCGCCAGCATCGACCAGATGGTGCAGCGAGTGATGGCGACATTCGGCCGGATCGACGTCCTCGTGAATAACGCCGGGGTCACGCGACGCGCCTACATCATGGATCTCAAGGAGGAGGACTGGGACCGCATCATGCGCGTCAATGCCAAGGGCGTGTTCTTCTGCCTGCAGCGCGTGGCGCGCGAGATGATCCCCCGGCGCAGCGGCGTGATCGTCAACATCGCATCGATCGCCGGCAAGGGGTACGCGGGCACCTCGAACGCGATCTATGCCGCCAGCAAGGGCAGCGTCATCTCGCTCACCCGCATCGCCGCTCTCCAGCTCGCCCGCCACAACATCAACGTCAACGCCATTTGCCCCGGCACCACGGTCACCGGGCTGTCGGAAGCGAACGTGGCCTCCCGCGCGCGCGAGGAAGGCCTCTCGGTCGAGGACATGACGCGCCGGCGCAATGCCGCCATCCCGCTCGGCCGCCCCAACGATCCCGAGGACGTCGCCACGGTCGTGGTCTTCCTGGCCTCGCCGGGCGCGCGGAATATCACCGGCCAGTCTCTCAACGTCGATGGCGGCGTCATCTTCGATTGACGAGGCCGGCACACGCGCCGGCCACTCGGTGCTCCCCGATCACTCGTGAAGGAGGCCTCACGATGAATGTAGGTATCTCCGTGCCCCTGCCCGCATACCTGGTGGACGTCGGCTTCATGGCCCGGAAGGCTGAGGAGCTCGGCTTCGAATCGTTCTTCTGCGCCGAGCACCCGTTCATCCCGGTGCACACGAAGAGCCGCTTCCCGGGCTCCGAGGACGGCGTGATCCCCGAGGCCTACTCGCACTTCGTCGACCCGTTCGTGGCGCTGGCGCGCGCCTCGGGCACGACGACCCGCATCAAGCTCGGGACCGGGATCGTGCTGGTGCCCGAGCGGAACCCGCTGCTGCTGGCCAAGGAGGTGTCGACGCTCGATCTCTTCAGCGGCGGGCGCTTCCTCTTCGGCATCGGCGCGGGCTGGCTGCGGGAGGAGACGGAGCTCATGGGCGGCGATTTCGACCACCGCTGGACGCAGACGCGGGAGTCGATCCTGGCGATGAAGGAGCTGTGGACGAAGACCGAGGCCGAGTTCCACGGCAAGTACTACAACTTCCCGCCGGTCCGCTCCTATCCGAAGCCGATGCAGAAGCCGCACCCGCCGGTGCTCCTCGGCGGCGGCGCGAAGAAGGTACTCGAGCGCATCGTTGAATGGGGTGATGGGTGGTTACCGAATCGTGTCACGCCGGACCAGCTCCGCGAGAGCCGCGCGACGCTCGACCGCCTCGCCAAGGATGCCGGCCGGGATCCTTCGGCCATCACGATCACTGTCCACGGCCAGCCGGCCGACCGCGACCTGATCAGGCGGCTCCACGACGCGGGCGCGAACCGC
This genomic stretch from Candidatus Methylomirabilota bacterium harbors:
- a CDS encoding thiamine pyrophosphate-binding protein; its protein translation is MPESIPATLIIDTLKDTFREARAALAAEVAEPPKHSHLGWILSVPDTHQKSVLAALDKEEQIRVLTCATEDEATTIAAGLHIGGEPCVLMIQHAGLYASVNTLRGVGMDGQIPLFYMIGLLSREKDKDPSESRHSMVRYCEPLLDTFGVPHARLEGPDDVHLIPEYYRLSRARKGPAVVLVGLETI
- a CDS encoding thiamine pyrophosphate-dependent enzyme — its product is MAPDVKPPDVKLMKPEEILTLIHAQRGSAICVPTMTTSPAWRTIAPDDLSVGCVGFMGGASSLGLGLALARPDRRVLVLDGDGSLLMQLGSLATVAGAAPRNLVHFLFKNGVYHTSGAQGIPGGLTVDFVAMAKGAGYRMACAIHNIEDFKRRLPELLKAEGPVFVELHTGLSEQTPMTARGGVPFPQQVSDLRAKLLKPRARA
- a CDS encoding carbohydrate porin; protein product: MTMRALGLAVLLLASSCPVLAQTESPDASKNEPATKADVQKTPQEKAQKEDPDALARERRQAVMIRPLPVAAPFPISINGAFRGGVQWIVKPERAKDDVFGFGAFDLIVTARPTPNITFLIDVEALAGQGPDRALGSLSRMNADADRSEGSDTKLTLREAWVRIQSPDARVRFNVGKLDVTHYFDRNVFAGDETRQFVNGSLTGNPMLRQPPNSPGAAIRISQGDWRYAFGVHAPDDWDTPMRGLPYFIGELGRRNIFPLAGHYRWWARVGSVPDRRDDVTWGTGLSVDQLVAENTGLFFRAGLSRSDGEALTPHAWSGGVQHSPDWLGRPKDLVGVGYTFQRETAGRERAAEVYYNVSLAECCQVIANVEWIVSGPNQVTGRRNRDVVVPGLRALILF
- a CDS encoding VOC family protein, with the protein product MAVSQLAYLGIGVSDMGAWKSFATDILGMQIIERADDGTVYLRMDENHHRIALHPSGEDDVLYIGLQTPTQAEYEDSKATLKAAGVSITHGTPAEISHRRLIDFVKFETGELPFELSIGPNTRWDPPFQPARPMSGFKTGSLGFGHVVVRSTDRDESAGLLTKALGFRISDYINTLVFLHCNPRHHSIAFQPSIPDLPRSRDKKLWHFMLETNTLDDVGTALDLATRAGVPVVSSLGRHSNDQMVSFYMSTPSGFEVEYGWGGRLVDDTVWQVQRHDRGTIWGHKVQLEPAQTSPAPAAR
- a CDS encoding MFS transporter — encoded protein: MPASTQTARLSTFAALKGRNYCLYWFGLVFYVLGHRAEYMTFAWMTWEVSRDPMSLAYLGLAQGVPLVLFQLFGGVLADRMNRLRLLVATQTLIALTLSAAFALTLFGLARIEHLLVLAALSNAFRAFDEPSRMALIPQLIERERLANAIALGSIPWQAGRMIGPSITGILIAAFGGAVGFGMAAAASCIALFLYSRLRVHGDTRAHDGRHVLQQFAEGLSFVGHNFVFTSLIALALFNSLFAMSYLTLLPIYADSYFNAGPTGYGLLNAAHGAGALFGSLTVATIAHLTLRRGTALLVTATALGGLLIVFSRSEAMWLALSVLVLVGFCNTFYLMQVNTYLQQHVPDHLRGRVMSLYSLCWNLLPLGGLLAGALAAAVDARFAVMFGGAMVAANALLLLTSRRLRAIS
- a CDS encoding zinc-binding dehydrogenase; protein product: MPANRAVVVDPEAPGRLVIRPVAEPVTDRGEALVRVRAISLNRGEVRRSGMAPAGWRPGWDLAGLVERAAADGSGPRTGTRVVGLLSEGAWAERVAVPSHALAALPDKVTFSQAATFPVAGLTALHGLGKGGLLLGRRVLVTGATGGVGDFAVQLARLAGAHVTASARRADQVSALRQLGAHEVVVGEDIPPSPKYDLVIESVGGRTLGTALAALERGGVCVTLGVSASAEVTFDTRTFFATGRATLYGFYLFTELGSEPASVGLRRLADLVAAGQLAPHISLERPWAEISQVAQDLMARRFPGKAVLTIE
- a CDS encoding glucose 1-dehydrogenase — translated: MTLADRVAIVTGAGNGIGKATALALARAGAHVAAVDVDAGVAKATADAVAALGPQSLAVDTDVGDLASIDQMVQRVMATFGRIDVLVNNAGVTRRAYIMDLKEEDWDRIMRVNAKGVFFCLQRVAREMIPRRSGVIVNIASIAGKGYAGTSNAIYAASKGSVISLTRIAALQLARHNINVNAICPGTTVTGLSEANVASRAREEGLSVEDMTRRRNAAIPLGRPNDPEDVATVVVFLASPGARNITGQSLNVDGGVIFD
- a CDS encoding LLM class F420-dependent oxidoreductase, translated to MNVGISVPLPAYLVDVGFMARKAEELGFESFFCAEHPFIPVHTKSRFPGSEDGVIPEAYSHFVDPFVALARASGTTTRIKLGTGIVLVPERNPLLLAKEVSTLDLFSGGRFLFGIGAGWLREETELMGGDFDHRWTQTRESILAMKELWTKTEAEFHGKYYNFPPVRSYPKPMQKPHPPVLLGGGAKKVLERIVEWGDGWLPNRVTPDQLRESRATLDRLAKDAGRDPSAITITVHGQPADRDLIRRLHDAGANRVLVRPPAVKTEAEMGTELTKIADAVLR